In Pseudomonas alcaliphila JAB1, a single window of DNA contains:
- the rpsP gene encoding 30S ribosomal protein S16 produces MVTIRLARGGSKKRPFYHLTVTNSRNARDGRFVERIGFFNPIAAGGEVRLSVDQERATYWLGQGAQPSERVAQLLKEAAKAAA; encoded by the coding sequence ATGGTAACCATCCGTCTTGCTCGTGGCGGCTCCAAAAAGCGCCCCTTCTACCACCTGACCGTGACCAACAGCCGCAATGCGCGCGATGGTCGTTTCGTTGAGCGTATCGGTTTCTTCAACCCGATCGCTGCTGGTGGCGAAGTGCGTCTTTCCGTCGACCAAGAGCGTGCGACCTACTGGCTGGGCCAGGGCGCTCAGCCGTCTGAGCGTGTTGCTCAGCTGCTCAAGGAAGCTGCCAAGGCTGCTGCCTAA
- the trmD gene encoding tRNA (guanosine(37)-N1)-methyltransferase TrmD, with amino-acid sequence MRVEVITLFPEMFAAIGEYGITSRAVKQELLKLNCWNPRDYTTDRHHTVDDRPFGGGPGMVMKIKPLEDALASAKQAAGETAKVIYLSPQGRSLNQAAVRELAQEDALILIAGRYEGIDERFIETHVDEEWSIGDYVLSGGELPAMVLIDAVTRLLPGALGHADSAEEDSFTDGLLDCPHYTRPEVYADKRVPEVLLSGNHEHIRRWRLQQSLGRTWERRADLLDSRSLSGEEKKLLEEYIRQRDDS; translated from the coding sequence ATGCGCGTAGAAGTCATCACCCTGTTTCCGGAAATGTTTGCCGCCATCGGCGAGTACGGCATCACCAGTCGTGCGGTCAAGCAGGAGCTGCTCAAGCTCAATTGCTGGAATCCGCGAGACTACACGACCGATCGTCACCACACGGTGGATGACCGCCCCTTCGGCGGTGGTCCGGGGATGGTGATGAAGATCAAGCCTCTCGAGGATGCCTTGGCCAGTGCCAAGCAAGCCGCGGGAGAGACGGCGAAGGTGATCTACCTCTCGCCGCAGGGGCGCAGCCTGAATCAGGCGGCGGTCCGCGAGCTGGCACAGGAGGATGCATTGATCCTGATTGCTGGTCGTTATGAAGGCATCGACGAGCGTTTCATCGAAACGCATGTCGATGAGGAATGGTCGATTGGTGACTACGTCCTGTCCGGCGGTGAGCTGCCGGCCATGGTGCTGATCGATGCGGTGACGCGCCTTTTGCCTGGTGCATTGGGTCATGCCGATTCGGCCGAGGAGGACTCCTTTACGGATGGCCTGCTCGACTGCCCGCACTACACCCGCCCGGAGGTGTATGCGGATAAACGTGTTCCCGAAGTGTTGCTTAGTGGCAACCACGAACACATCCGGCGCTGGCGTTTGCAGCAGTCCCTTGGTCGGACCTGGGAACGTCGCGCTGATCTTCTGGATAGCCGCTCGCTTTCTGGAGAAGAGAAGAAGCTGCTGGAGGAATACATCCGCCAGCGGGACGATAGTTAA
- a CDS encoding DUF2790 domain-containing protein yields the protein MKTRTLFATALTALALSASLTTLAHSAEATPYRYGQNLDIAKVISIDEPNSSQCEVVTATMTYRNSAGDVEVLDYKQLSSACASQS from the coding sequence ATGAAAACCCGCACCCTGTTCGCCACCGCCCTGACTGCCCTCGCGCTCAGCGCGTCGCTCACCACCCTCGCCCACAGCGCCGAGGCCACGCCCTACCGCTACGGCCAGAACCTGGATATCGCCAAGGTGATTTCTATCGACGAGCCCAACAGCTCGCAGTGCGAAGTGGTCACGGCAACGATGACCTACCGCAACAGCGCGGGTGACGTGGAAGTGCTCGATTACAAACAGCTTTCCAGCGCCTGCGCTAGCCAGAGCTGA
- a CDS encoding thioredoxin fold domain-containing protein: MSLTRISIALALALGSSVTLAADPDQVIRQTLKSLDGSLPIEAIAESPMPGVYQVQLEGGRQLYTSADGQFLIQGYLFQVKDGKAVNLTEIEESRAVAKQINAIPAKEMVVFAPKAPKTHITVFTDTDCGYCQKLHSEVPELNRLGVEVRYVAFPRQGLNSPAAKELVSVWCAKDQQDAMNRAKARQGVADASCDNPVAKQYQLGQMIGVNGTPAIVLANGKMIPGYQPAPQLAKIALESND, encoded by the coding sequence ATGTCCCTGACCCGTATTTCCATTGCCCTGGCGCTCGCGCTGGGCAGCAGCGTCACTCTGGCGGCTGATCCCGATCAGGTTATCCGTCAGACGCTGAAGTCGCTCGACGGTAGCTTGCCGATCGAGGCCATTGCCGAGAGCCCGATGCCCGGTGTCTATCAGGTTCAACTGGAAGGCGGTCGTCAGCTTTACACCAGCGCTGATGGCCAGTTCCTGATTCAGGGCTATCTGTTTCAGGTCAAGGACGGCAAGGCCGTGAACCTGACCGAGATCGAAGAAAGCCGCGCCGTGGCTAAGCAGATCAACGCCATTCCGGCCAAGGAAATGGTGGTGTTCGCGCCGAAGGCGCCGAAGACCCATATCACCGTGTTCACCGATACCGACTGTGGCTATTGCCAGAAACTCCATAGCGAAGTGCCGGAGCTCAATCGTCTGGGTGTCGAAGTGCGTTATGTCGCCTTCCCGCGTCAGGGGCTGAACAGCCCGGCGGCCAAGGAGCTGGTCAGCGTCTGGTGCGCCAAGGATCAGCAGGACGCGATGAATCGCGCCAAGGCTCGCCAGGGGGTGGCCGATGCTTCCTGCGACAACCCGGTGGCCAAGCAGTACCAGCTCGGTCAGATGATCGGGGTCAATGGCACGCCGGCCATCGTTCTGGCCAACGGCAAGATGATTCCGGGCTACCAGCCGGCGCCGCAGCTAGCGAAGATTGCGCTGGAGTCTAACGACTGA
- the ccsA gene encoding cytochrome c biogenesis protein CcsA: protein MHPLLPSLAAALLYAGAAAYQGLRLTQRSIPDKRLLASLGALALCLHVVSLFFQLYDVHGLNLDFFNAASLIACAVIGLILLACLRIPVENLLLLLFPLGTLTVLAAQFMPSGTINPINEHPGILAHILFSILAYGMLTIAVFQSILLLLQDHQLKHKHPSGLIRNFPPLQTMESLLFGFLFAGWLLLSLSLLSGALYIDDLFAQHLAHKTILSCFAWVVFAVLLWGRHQLGWRGHKAIRWTLVGFCLLMLAYFGSKLVREFILHI, encoded by the coding sequence ATGCACCCTCTGTTGCCCAGCCTCGCCGCCGCACTCCTCTACGCTGGCGCCGCCGCTTACCAAGGACTGCGCCTTACGCAGCGCAGCATCCCCGACAAACGCCTGCTGGCGTCGCTTGGTGCGCTCGCCTTGTGCCTGCATGTCGTCAGCCTGTTCTTCCAGCTGTATGACGTACACGGCCTCAACCTGGACTTTTTCAATGCGGCCAGCCTGATCGCCTGCGCGGTCATCGGCCTGATTCTGCTGGCCTGCCTGCGCATACCGGTGGAAAACCTGCTGCTACTCCTGTTCCCGCTCGGCACGCTGACCGTACTGGCAGCGCAGTTCATGCCCAGCGGCACCATCAATCCGATCAACGAGCACCCTGGCATCCTCGCCCACATCCTGTTCTCGATCCTGGCCTACGGCATGCTCACCATCGCCGTGTTCCAGTCGATCCTGTTGCTGCTGCAGGACCATCAGCTCAAGCACAAGCACCCGTCCGGGCTGATTCGCAACTTTCCACCGCTGCAGACCATGGAGAGTCTGCTGTTCGGTTTCCTCTTCGCCGGCTGGCTGCTCTTGTCGTTGTCGCTGCTGTCCGGCGCGCTGTACATCGACGACCTGTTCGCTCAGCACCTGGCACACAAGACCATTCTTTCCTGCTTCGCCTGGGTGGTTTTCGCTGTGCTGCTGTGGGGGCGCCACCAGCTCGGCTGGCGCGGCCACAAGGCCATTCGCTGGACCCTCGTCGGGTTCTGCCTGCTGATGCTGGCCTATTTCGGCAGCAAGCTGGTACGCGAATTCATCCTGCACATCTGA
- the xerD gene encoding site-specific tyrosine recombinase XerD — protein MPALTHPLIERFLEALWLEKGLSAHTQAAYRSDLEHFNAWLDGRGLALQHVGREAILDHLAWRLEQGYQARSTARFLSGVRGFYRFLLRETLISEDPTLQIELPQIGRPLPKSLSEADVEALLQAPDLDDPIGLRDRAMLEVLYACGLRVSELVGLTLEQVNLRQGVLRVFGKGSKERLVPLGEEAIAWIERYMREARPLLLGGKPSDVLFPSLRGEQMTRQTFWHRIKHQAQVAGISKALSPHTLRHAFATHLLNHGADLRVVQMLLGHSDLSTTQIYTHIARARLQELHAQHHPRG, from the coding sequence ATGCCTGCGCTGACTCACCCTCTAATCGAGCGCTTCCTTGAGGCGTTGTGGTTGGAAAAGGGCCTTTCGGCCCACACTCAGGCTGCCTATCGCAGTGATCTGGAGCACTTCAATGCCTGGCTCGATGGGCGCGGCCTGGCACTGCAGCATGTCGGTCGCGAGGCCATTCTCGATCATCTGGCCTGGCGTCTGGAGCAGGGCTATCAGGCTCGTTCCACGGCGCGTTTTCTCTCAGGGGTGCGTGGCTTCTACCGTTTTTTGCTGCGCGAAACGCTGATCAGTGAAGATCCGACCTTGCAGATCGAGTTGCCGCAGATCGGTCGGCCACTGCCCAAGTCACTGTCCGAAGCGGATGTCGAGGCGTTGCTGCAGGCGCCGGACCTGGATGACCCCATCGGCCTGCGTGATCGCGCCATGCTCGAGGTGCTCTACGCCTGCGGTTTGCGTGTCAGCGAACTGGTCGGTCTGACGCTGGAGCAGGTCAATCTGCGTCAGGGCGTGTTGCGGGTGTTCGGTAAAGGCAGCAAGGAGCGTCTTGTGCCGTTGGGTGAAGAGGCTATTGCCTGGATCGAGCGCTACATGCGCGAGGCGCGTCCGCTGTTGCTGGGCGGCAAACCCAGCGATGTGCTGTTTCCCAGTCTGCGTGGCGAGCAGATGACTCGGCAGACCTTCTGGCATCGTATCAAGCATCAGGCCCAGGTCGCAGGCATCAGCAAGGCGTTGTCGCCACACACATTGCGCCACGCCTTTGCCACGCATCTGCTCAATCACGGCGCCGATCTGCGGGTGGTGCAGATGCTGCTGGGTCACAGTGATCTGTCCACCACGCAGATCTACACCCACATTGCACGTGCACGCTTGCAGGAGCTGCACGCGCAGCACCACCCGCGCGGCTGA
- the ffh gene encoding signal recognition particle protein: MFENLTDRLSQTLRNVTGKAKLTEDNIKDTLREVRMALLEADVALPVVKDFVGKVKDRAVGTEVSKSLTPGQAFVKIVRAELEELMGAANEDLALNAAPPAVVLMAGLQGAGKTTTAGKLAKFLKERKKKSVLLVSADVYRPAAIKQLETLAGDLGVTFFPSDASQKPVDIANAAIREAKLKFIDVVILDTAGRLAVDAEMMAEIQALHAAVKPVETLFVVDAMTGQDAANTAKAFGEALPLTGVVLTKVDGDARGGAALSVRHITGKPIKFIGMGEKSDALEPFHPDRIASRILGMGDVLSLIEQAEQTLDREKAEKLTKKLKKGKGFDLEDFRDQLQQMKNMGGLGGLMDKLPSIGGVNLSQMGSAQGAAEKQFKQMEAIINSMTPAERRDPDIISGSRKRRIAMGSGTQVQDIGRLIKQHKQMQKMMKKFTAKGGMAKMMRGMGGMLPGAGGMPKF; the protein is encoded by the coding sequence ATGTTCGAAAATCTTACCGATCGCCTGTCCCAGACGCTGCGTAATGTCACGGGCAAGGCCAAGCTGACCGAAGACAACATCAAGGATACGCTGCGCGAAGTGCGCATGGCCCTGCTCGAGGCCGACGTGGCTCTGCCGGTGGTCAAGGACTTCGTCGGCAAGGTCAAGGATCGCGCCGTTGGTACCGAAGTCTCCAAGAGCCTGACGCCGGGGCAGGCTTTCGTGAAGATCGTCCGCGCCGAGCTGGAAGAGCTGATGGGCGCTGCCAATGAAGACCTGGCGCTCAATGCAGCCCCGCCTGCCGTGGTACTGATGGCCGGCCTGCAGGGTGCGGGCAAGACCACCACCGCCGGCAAGCTGGCCAAGTTCCTCAAGGAGCGCAAGAAGAAGTCGGTGTTGCTGGTCTCGGCTGACGTCTATCGCCCGGCGGCGATCAAGCAGTTGGAAACCCTGGCGGGAGATCTCGGGGTGACATTCTTCCCCTCCGATGCCAGCCAGAAGCCGGTGGATATCGCCAACGCAGCGATTCGTGAAGCCAAGCTGAAATTCATCGATGTGGTCATCCTCGATACCGCCGGTCGCCTGGCCGTTGATGCCGAGATGATGGCCGAGATCCAGGCGCTGCACGCAGCTGTCAAGCCGGTCGAAACGCTGTTCGTGGTCGACGCCATGACCGGCCAGGACGCCGCCAACACCGCCAAGGCGTTCGGCGAAGCGTTGCCGCTGACCGGTGTAGTGCTGACCAAGGTCGACGGCGATGCGCGTGGTGGCGCTGCCTTGTCCGTGCGCCATATCACCGGCAAGCCGATCAAGTTCATCGGTATGGGCGAGAAGAGCGACGCGCTCGAGCCCTTCCACCCGGACCGTATCGCCTCGCGCATTCTCGGCATGGGTGACGTGCTCAGCCTGATCGAGCAGGCCGAGCAGACCCTCGATCGCGAGAAGGCCGAGAAACTCACCAAGAAGCTGAAGAAGGGCAAGGGCTTCGATCTCGAAGACTTCCGTGATCAGCTGCAGCAGATGAAGAACATGGGCGGCCTCGGCGGCCTGATGGACAAGCTGCCGTCCATCGGTGGCGTCAACCTGTCGCAGATGGGCAGCGCCCAGGGCGCAGCCGAGAAGCAGTTCAAGCAGATGGAGGCGATCATCAACTCGATGACGCCGGCCGAGCGCCGCGATCCGGACATCATCAGCGGCTCGCGCAAGCGCCGCATCGCTATGGGCTCCGGTACCCAGGTGCAGGACATCGGTCGCTTGATCAAGCAGCACAAGCAGATGCAGAAGATGATGAAGAAATTCACCGCCAAGGGCGGTATGGCCAAGATGATGCGCGGCATGGGTGGCATGCTTCCAGGTGCCGGCGGAATGCCGAAATTCTGA
- a CDS encoding HlyC/CorC family transporter: protein MDDLHSSYLLGLLIFLILCSAFFSSSETGMLSLNRYRLKHLAKEGHSGAKRVIRLLDRPDRLLGTILVGNNVVNILAASIATVLAVDMWGEAGIAIATAGLTIIVLIFGEITPKTLAALRPELVAFPASRLLSLLLRVLYPVVWLTSVISNGLLRLFGIDPAQRASDSLSTEELRSVVRESGSELPTNRQSMLLSILDLERVTVDDIMIPRNEVAGIDLDDDLESIVDQLRTTPHTRLPVFRGDINQIEGVVHMRQIARLLSHNQLTKESLLAACNEPYFIPENTPLATQLINFQKHKRRIGIVVDEYGDVIGIVTLEDILEEIVGDFSNQDILRSPDIHPQEDGTLVIDGAAYIREVNKTLGWHLPSDGPKTLNGLITEALESIPDSSVCLKIGPYRLEILQAAENRVKSVRVWQVAKVKADEAAPE from the coding sequence GTGGACGACCTACATTCGAGCTACCTGCTCGGCCTGCTGATTTTCCTCATTCTCTGCTCGGCGTTCTTCTCCAGCTCCGAGACCGGCATGCTCAGCCTCAACCGCTACCGGCTCAAACACCTGGCCAAGGAAGGGCACAGCGGCGCCAAGCGCGTCATTCGCCTGCTGGATCGCCCGGATCGCCTGCTCGGCACCATCCTGGTCGGCAACAACGTGGTCAACATCCTCGCCGCCTCCATCGCCACGGTGCTGGCGGTGGACATGTGGGGTGAAGCCGGTATCGCCATTGCCACGGCAGGCCTGACCATCATCGTGCTGATCTTCGGTGAAATCACGCCCAAGACCCTGGCTGCACTGCGCCCGGAACTGGTGGCCTTCCCCGCCAGTCGCCTGCTCAGCCTGCTGCTGCGCGTACTCTACCCGGTGGTGTGGCTGACCAGCGTGATCAGCAACGGTCTGCTGCGCCTGTTCGGCATCGACCCGGCGCAACGCGCCAGCGACAGTCTTTCCACCGAGGAACTGCGCAGCGTGGTGCGTGAGTCCGGCTCGGAACTGCCGACGAACCGCCAGAGCATGCTGCTGAGCATCCTCGACCTCGAACGGGTGACGGTGGACGACATCATGATCCCGCGCAACGAGGTGGCCGGCATCGACCTGGACGACGACCTGGAGAGCATCGTCGACCAGCTGCGCACCACCCCGCACACCCGCCTGCCGGTGTTTCGTGGCGACATCAATCAGATCGAAGGCGTGGTGCACATGCGCCAGATCGCCCGCCTGCTGAGCCACAACCAGCTGACCAAGGAGTCGTTGCTGGCAGCCTGCAACGAGCCTTATTTCATCCCGGAAAACACCCCCCTGGCGACCCAGCTGATCAACTTCCAGAAGCACAAGCGGCGCATCGGCATCGTCGTCGACGAATATGGCGACGTGATCGGTATCGTCACTCTGGAAGACATCCTCGAAGAGATCGTCGGCGACTTCAGCAACCAGGACATCCTGCGCAGCCCCGATATCCACCCGCAGGAAGATGGCACCTTGGTCATCGACGGCGCCGCCTACATTCGCGAAGTGAACAAGACACTCGGCTGGCATCTGCCCAGCGACGGCCCCAAGACCCTCAACGGCCTGATCACCGAAGCCCTGGAGAGCATTCCGGACAGCAGCGTTTGCCTGAAGATCGGCCCCTACCGTCTGGAGATTCTCCAGGCAGCGGAAAACCGGGTGAAGAGCGTGCGCGTCTGGCAGGTGGCAAAGGTCAAAGCGGACGAAGCAGCTCCGGAGTGA
- the rplS gene encoding 50S ribosomal protein L19: MTNKIIQMLEAEQMNKEIPTFAPGDTVVVQVKVKEGDRQRLQAFEGVVIAKRNRGLNSAFTVRKISSGVGVERTFQTYSPLVDSLAVKRRGDVRKAKLYYLRDLSGKAARIKEKLS, translated from the coding sequence ATGACCAACAAGATTATCCAGATGCTCGAAGCTGAGCAGATGAACAAAGAAATCCCGACTTTCGCCCCGGGCGACACCGTAGTCGTACAAGTGAAAGTAAAGGAAGGCGACCGTCAGCGTCTGCAGGCCTTCGAAGGCGTCGTTATCGCCAAGCGTAACCGCGGCCTGAACAGCGCCTTCACCGTGCGCAAGATCTCCAGCGGTGTTGGCGTTGAGCGTACCTTCCAGACCTACAGCCCGCTGGTCGACAGCCTGGCAGTCAAGCGTCGCGGTGACGTGCGCAAAGCCAAGCTGTACTACCTGCGCGATCTGTCCGGCAAAGCCGCGCGCATCAAGGAAAAGCTGTCCTAA
- a CDS encoding homoserine dehydrogenase, translating to MKPVKVGICGLGTVGGGTLNVLKRNAEEITRRAGRGIEIAQIAIRSPKPQYDTTGIAMTSDVFELVNNPEIDIVIELIGGYTLAKELVLKAIDNGKHVVTANKALIAVHGNEIFAKAREKGVIVAFEAAVAGGIPVIKAIREGLSANRINWLAGIINGTGNFILTEMREKGRAFEDVLKEAQALGYAEADPTFDVEGIDAAHKLTILASIAFGIPLQFDKAYTEGITKLTTVDVNYAEALGYRIKHLGVARRTDAGIELRVHPTLIPADRLIANVNGVMNAVMVNGDAVGSTLYYGAGAGMEPTASAVVADLVDVVRALTTDPTNRVPHLAFQPDSLSDHPILPIEECESAYYLRIQAKDHPGVLAQVASILSERGINIESIMQKEVEEQDGLVPMILVTHRVVEARIIEAIAAMEALDGVTSPVVRLRVEQLN from the coding sequence GTGAAGCCGGTCAAAGTGGGCATCTGTGGGTTGGGCACCGTTGGTGGCGGTACGTTGAATGTACTCAAGCGCAATGCCGAGGAGATTACTCGGCGCGCCGGTCGCGGCATCGAGATTGCCCAGATCGCCATTCGTTCGCCCAAGCCGCAGTACGACACCACCGGCATTGCCATGACCAGCGATGTGTTCGAGCTGGTCAACAACCCCGAGATCGACATCGTTATCGAGCTGATCGGCGGCTACACCCTGGCCAAGGAGCTGGTGCTCAAGGCCATCGACAACGGCAAGCATGTGGTCACTGCCAACAAGGCGCTGATCGCCGTGCACGGTAACGAGATCTTCGCCAAGGCGCGCGAGAAGGGCGTGATCGTCGCTTTCGAAGCGGCTGTGGCCGGCGGCATCCCGGTGATCAAGGCGATTCGCGAAGGCCTGTCGGCCAACCGCATCAACTGGCTGGCCGGCATCATCAACGGCACCGGTAACTTCATCCTTACCGAGATGCGCGAGAAGGGCCGTGCCTTTGAAGACGTGCTCAAGGAAGCGCAGGCGCTGGGTTATGCCGAGGCCGACCCGACCTTCGACGTAGAAGGCATCGATGCCGCGCACAAGCTGACCATCCTGGCGTCCATCGCCTTCGGCATCCCGCTGCAATTCGACAAAGCCTACACCGAGGGCATCACCAAGCTGACCACGGTCGACGTGAACTATGCCGAGGCGTTGGGCTATCGCATCAAGCACCTGGGTGTCGCTCGCCGCACCGATGCAGGCATCGAGCTGCGCGTGCACCCGACGCTGATTCCGGCCGATCGCCTGATCGCCAACGTCAACGGCGTGATGAATGCAGTGATGGTCAACGGCGATGCGGTTGGCAGCACCCTCTATTACGGTGCCGGTGCCGGCATGGAGCCGACCGCTTCGGCGGTGGTGGCCGACCTGGTGGACGTGGTGCGTGCGCTGACCACCGATCCGACCAACCGTGTGCCGCATCTGGCCTTCCAGCCGGATTCGCTGTCCGATCACCCGATCCTGCCCATCGAGGAGTGCGAGAGCGCCTATTACCTGCGCATCCAGGCCAAGGATCATCCGGGTGTGCTGGCGCAGGTGGCGAGCATCCTCTCCGAGCGCGGCATCAACATCGAGTCGATCATGCAGAAGGAAGTCGAGGAGCAGGACGGTCTGGTGCCGATGATCCTCGTGACCCACCGTGTGGTCGAGGCGCGTATCATCGAGGCCATCGCCGCCATGGAAGCGCTGGATGGCGTGACCTCGCCGGTCGTGCGTCTGCGCGTCGAACAGCTCAACTAA
- a CDS encoding acyl-CoA thioesterase, which produces MTPREQEIQRRIALSETRVTKAVFPPTTNHHNTLFGGTALAWMDEVSFIAATRFCRLPLVTVSSDRIDFKHAIPAGSIVELVGRVIKVGNTSLKVEVEVFVEGLYQEGRERAISGSFSFVAVDDQQKPVPVLPGFVS; this is translated from the coding sequence ATGACCCCAAGAGAGCAAGAGATTCAGCGGCGCATCGCGCTGTCGGAAACCCGCGTGACCAAGGCGGTGTTTCCGCCGACCACCAATCATCACAACACCCTCTTCGGCGGCACCGCGCTGGCCTGGATGGACGAAGTGTCGTTCATCGCTGCCACGCGTTTCTGTCGTTTGCCGTTGGTGACGGTGTCCAGTGATCGCATCGATTTCAAGCATGCGATACCGGCCGGCTCCATCGTCGAGTTGGTCGGGCGGGTGATCAAGGTGGGCAACACCAGCCTCAAGGTGGAGGTCGAGGTGTTCGTCGAGGGGCTGTATCAGGAGGGGCGCGAGCGGGCGATCAGCGGTAGTTTCAGTTTCGTCGCCGTCGATGATCAGCAGAAGCCGGTGCCGGTCTTGCCGGGCTTCGTTAGCTAG
- the rimM gene encoding ribosome maturation factor RimM (Essential for efficient processing of 16S rRNA) codes for MSTTPAVAEDLIVLGKIVSVHGVKGEVKVYSFTDPIDNVLDYRNWTLKRDGEVKKVELASGRLQGKVLVAKLKGLDDREIARTYAGFEICVPRSELPELEDGEFYWYQLQGLKVIDQAEQLLGVVDHLFETGANDVMVVKPCAGSLDDRERLLPYTGQCVLSIDLAAGEMRVDWDADF; via the coding sequence ATGAGTACGACGCCGGCCGTCGCCGAGGATCTGATCGTTCTCGGCAAGATTGTTTCGGTGCACGGCGTCAAGGGTGAAGTGAAGGTGTACTCCTTTACCGATCCCATCGATAACGTGCTCGATTACCGCAACTGGACGCTCAAGCGTGACGGTGAGGTAAAGAAAGTGGAACTGGCCAGCGGCCGCCTTCAGGGCAAGGTGCTGGTAGCCAAGTTGAAAGGTCTGGATGATCGAGAAATCGCGCGTACTTACGCCGGTTTTGAGATTTGCGTGCCGCGTAGCGAGCTGCCGGAGCTGGAAGATGGCGAGTTCTATTGGTACCAGTTACAGGGCTTGAAGGTCATTGATCAGGCAGAGCAACTGCTCGGTGTGGTCGACCACTTGTTCGAAACCGGTGCCAACGATGTGATGGTGGTCAAGCCCTGCGCGGGCAGTCTGGATGATCGCGAGCGTCTGTTGCCCTACACCGGGCAGTGCGTGCTTTCGATCGACCTGGCAGCTGGCGAGATGCGGGTCGACTGGGATGCGGATTTCTAA
- a CDS encoding organic hydroperoxide resistance protein, protein MTIENVLYRATAEAFGGREGRAVSSDGILDIALSTPKELGGAGGNGTNPEQLFAAGYSACFLGALKFVAARDKLSIPADTFIEGTVGIGAIPTGFDIEVELRISLPGLTQEAAQTLVDRAHIVCPYSNATRGNIDVTLTIV, encoded by the coding sequence ATGACTATCGAAAACGTTCTCTACCGTGCAACCGCTGAAGCCTTTGGTGGCCGTGAAGGCCGCGCTGTCTCTTCCGACGGCATCCTCGACATCGCCCTGTCCACCCCGAAAGAACTTGGTGGCGCTGGCGGTAACGGCACCAACCCGGAGCAGCTGTTCGCCGCCGGTTATTCCGCCTGCTTCCTCGGCGCCCTGAAATTCGTCGCCGCCCGCGACAAGCTGAGCATCCCGGCTGACACCTTCATCGAAGGCACCGTCGGCATCGGCGCCATCCCCACCGGCTTCGACATCGAGGTGGAACTGCGCATCAGCCTGCCCGGCCTGACCCAGGAAGCCGCACAAACCCTGGTGGATCGCGCGCACATCGTTTGCCCGTACTCCAACGCCACCCGCGGCAACATCGACGTCACCTTGACCATCGTCTGA
- a CDS encoding SGNH/GDSL hydrolase family protein encodes MSRHALWWLATVPLLPLALPLALHTRRTALRLPVAQGEPSGTAAAHLPGEPLRLLLIGESTVAGVGVAHFDQSLANCLAVALAERLGRPVRWRACGENGITASEAHERLLPLALAEPADLALLVFGVNDTTHLTPSKRWLQALAAMADVLGERGCRVVFSGVPPLQHFSALPWLLRQLMGWRASLLDRELQGLAQRLGVLHCVLDLPFEAHYLAEDGYHPSALGYRQWAAGLAERLTPELLRPL; translated from the coding sequence GTGAGTCGGCATGCGCTGTGGTGGCTGGCGACTGTGCCACTGCTGCCATTGGCGCTGCCTCTGGCCCTGCATACCCGGCGCACGGCATTGCGTCTGCCGGTTGCGCAGGGCGAGCCAAGCGGCACCGCTGCCGCGCATTTACCGGGTGAGCCGTTACGCCTGCTGCTGATCGGTGAGTCGACCGTGGCGGGCGTTGGTGTCGCGCACTTCGATCAGTCCCTGGCGAATTGTCTGGCAGTGGCCCTGGCCGAGCGCCTGGGGCGGCCGGTACGCTGGCGCGCCTGTGGCGAGAATGGCATCACCGCCTCCGAGGCGCATGAACGCCTGTTGCCGCTGGCATTGGCGGAGCCGGCCGACCTGGCGCTGCTGGTATTCGGCGTCAATGACACCACGCACCTCACGCCGAGCAAGCGCTGGCTGCAGGCGCTCGCCGCGATGGCAGATGTATTGGGCGAGCGGGGCTGTCGCGTGGTGTTTAGCGGCGTGCCGCCGTTGCAGCATTTCAGCGCCTTGCCGTGGTTGTTGCGGCAGTTGATGGGCTGGCGGGCCAGCTTGCTGGATCGTGAGTTGCAGGGCCTGGCGCAGCGGCTGGGCGTGCTGCACTGCGTGCTGGACCTGCCGTTCGAGGCGCATTATCTGGCCGAGGATGGCTATCACCCGTCGGCATTGGGCTATCGGCAATGGGCTGCAGGCCTGGCCGAACGCCTCACTCCGGAGCTGCTTCGTCCGCTTTGA